The Coffea arabica cultivar ET-39 chromosome 1e, Coffea Arabica ET-39 HiFi, whole genome shotgun sequence genome has a window encoding:
- the LOC140016171 gene encoding uncharacterized protein — MGRDNGVQFVALFEPKLHVSRVEPIRMRLSFDYAIVNVSEDLWIFYNCPFVCSIVGNSNQHISLSIQHPWLPGPMIFSFVHALCSVEGRRDLWKKLLADKPYSLPWCIGGDFNVIVDAHEKRGGRPFSVAEGIEFLSFMEEAEVFDAGFSGSSFTWCNNRRGTARIWKRLDRLLINRECTELASAISVVHLARHPSDHALLRISFATRLDNRLRPFRFLNVWTFKPELLDVVRMAWSTEIQGSPLRILCSMLLATRRAIQQWNKQYFANISTAVADAEAGLARAQEGVEHYDSVEGREELHKAQAELNRVLAIQEQFWRQKSRVKWLNSEDRNTRYFHAVVKQRRV; from the coding sequence atggggcgcgacaatggGGTTCAATTTGTTGCACTCTTTGAGCCAAAATTACATGTATCTCGAGTTGAGCCCATTCGTATGAGGTTATCATTTGACTATGCAATTGTTAACGTTTCGGAGGATCTCTGGATTTTTTATAATTGCCCTTTTGTTTGCTCTATTGTTGGTAATTCTAATCAGCATATTTCCCTATCTATTCAACACCCGTGGTTGCCTGGGCCAATGATTTTCTCATTTGTTCATGCTTTATGTTCGGTAGAGGGACGTCGGGATTTATGGAAAAAACTTTTAGCCGACAAACCTTATTCCCTGCCTTGGTGTATTGGAGGAGATTTCAATGTTATTGTAGATGCTCATGAAAAACGAGGCGGGAGACCATTTTCGGTAGCAGAGGGTATTGAGTTTTTGTCGTTCATGGAAGAGGCCGAGGTCTTTGATGCGGGTTTTTCAGGGTCTAGTTTTACATGGTGCAACAATCGGAGGGGAACggctagaatttggaagagACTAGACCGATTGCTCATTAATAGGGAGTGTACTGAGTTGGCTTCGGCTATTTCAGTAGTTCATTTAGCTAGACATCCATCTGACCATGCCCTGCTGAGAATCTCGTTTGCTACGAGGCTAGACAATAGGCTGCGGCCGTTTCGCTTTTTGAATGTATGGACATTTAAGCCAGAGTTATTAGACGTAGTTAGAATGGCTTGGAGCACAGAAATTCAAGGATCACCGTTACGAATTTTGTGCTCAATGTTGTTGGCTACCCGTCGGGCGATTCAGCAATGGAATAAGCAGTACTTTGCAAATATAAGCACTGCTGTTGCGGATGCTGAGGCTGGGCTTGCACGGGCACAGGAAGGGGTGGAACATTATGATTCCGTTGAGGGTCGCGAGGAGCTTCACAAGGCACAAGCAGAGCTGAATAGGGTATTGGCAATTCAAGAACAATTTTGGAGGCAAAAATCAAGGGTCAAGTGGCTTAATAGTGAGGATCGGAATACAAGATATTTTCATGCAGTGGTCAAACAGAGGAGAGTATAG